DNA sequence from the Hoylesella buccalis ATCC 35310 genome:
GGCATATAGGTCGAGGCGCAGTTGGCTCTGTTGAGCGGCTCATTCTGTGGACTCACTGCATAGATGTTGATGCCTTCAGCTTTCATGGTCTGTACAAACTTCACGAAGTAGTTGGCATAGTCGGTGTAATGATCAGGATTTACATGTCCGTCGGTCCATGAGTCGAATGGAGTCTTTGTCTTCAGATCTTTTACTTTCATCCATTTCGGACAGGTCCATGGTGCTGCTACAATCTTGAGTTTGGGATTGATGGCAAGAATCTCCTTGAGAATGGGAATTACATAGTCGGTCTCGTCTTTATACAGGCGGAAATGCTCTAATCCTTTCTCATCGCACAAGGTATATTCGGTACTCGAAAAGTCAAGTATTGATCAAAAAATTGGTTCATCCGACTTTTCGAGTGATACGACAGTCATGTAGTGCATATAGCCTTAGTTTAAAATATCGTTCATCCCTAAATCCGTATGCATTGCGTTTCATCACTTTTATCTTATTGTTAATACCCTCCACTTTACCTGTTGAGATATGGCAGTCATACCATGCAAGTATACCTCTTTTGTAAGCCAGTATAGTCATTGCCATCTTTTGCAGTTGTGGAATATGACTCTCTTTTGCTTGCTCCACCCACTCCGTTAAAACTTTTTCAGCCTCCTCTTTACGCACTTGCAACCATATCTCCCTCAACTGTTCTTTCAGATAATACGCCTTTGATAGAGGCTCATTCATTGCCAAGGCATTTTCCAATCTCGTCTTATATTTCGCATCATAGATATCTGCTCCATTACAAAGCAACAGATATCTGGTTCCCTTGAGTACCTTACGTTTGTTAATATCCTTCTCCATGTTATATTGTATTCGCCGTATATCATCAAGTTTGTCATTCATCAGCTTTACGACATGAAAATGGTCAAAAACGTGTATCGCATCTGGACAATTTTCAAGTACGGAGCCAATAAAAGCCGCTGACAAATCCGTGGCAACATATTTGATAGATACATTCTTGCGCCTCACCTTCTTCCAAAAGTCAGCCAAAGCTTCTATTCCCTTACCCTCACCGACATAGAGTATGCGCCCGCTAATAAGGTCTACAACGATTGTTTTGTATATGTGTCCTTTCTTGACGGCAAACTCATCTATACCTATACACTTAACACCATCAAGCGACGGAGGGGAATAATGGCTTTCAAGATAATGGGAATGTATCTCCTTTACTGTATCCCAACTTACCTCAAGCCGTGCCGCCACATCTTTTAGGGTCATGGAACGCAACAAGTCTACGACATATTTTGCAAAGCGGTGAGTGTAGGAACTGCTGCCCGTTGCAAATCGTATCTTTTCCTGTTGGTCGTAATCACAGTCGTTGCATTTGTAGCGTTGGACTTTCATGCGGATAACTATTTTCTTGCCACCGATCGGAAGACCGAGAAAGTCTCTTATGCGGTAGCCATTTTTCACCAAATGAAGTTTGCCACATTTTGGGCAGACGCTTAAACGTTTCTTGTTTTGTACGTGAAGAATAATTGTATTACCTTTGTATTCCTCCCTTGTACATTCGAGACTATATAGTCCCCATGCGTGATATAGAAAACTGCTGTTCATGATTGTATATCTGTTTGTGGTTATTCAAATATACTCAAGTTCAGCGGTTTTCTTTTATCTTATTGTTAAATTGTCACTCGAAAAGTCGGATGAACCAAAAAATTGCCATGATGAAAAATGCTGCAACAATAAATGTAGATACTTTATTCTATCTTTGGGAAAACTATTGGTCAGGAACAAAAGGCAATAGAGATCAATTTGCAGAAATAGCTCAATGTATTTTGCAAATGGAGATACTTCACATTAATTCTATTCTGATACTATTCAATGGAACCCCAATGATTCCACATTTGAAAAAAAGAACAATAATAGATATTCCTTCTATGGCTTCCATATTAAGAAGCTTATATGAAAAAGTCTTTATATTTAATAACCTTTTTGTTGAACAAGAAAATAGTATAGAGAAAGAAATTGTTTTATACATATGGAAAATAAGAGGACTGTATAATATGAAATTGCCTCAGGCTCCCCAAGAAGCTTAGAAATATATCCAGAAATATAATTCAAGCAGAATGCAAATAAAAGATTTCAAGCAAAAAGCAATAAGTCGTTTAGAGGAACTTGATATTACAGAAAATGCGAAACAATCTTTTCATAAAGAAATTAGTAAATCTGATACATCTATTAAAGGCTATAAGTTTATTAAGGATGCACAAACACAACAGATTAAAGAATTTAAGATACTATCCTTTAGTACATCTCCTAAAGAAGTATTTCCCAAAGAAGACCTAACTATTTTATACGGTTTTTTATCTTCCCAATCCCATCCTTCTTTCTTAAGAATTTTGCAGTTTGGTCAAATGTACAATTCTGATGAATATAAAGAAAGAGCACTGACGATACTCAATTCTATCTGTAAATTTCAACAAGTAATAGTACGAGATTTTTGTAATGCTTTCCCTAAGGCAAAGGAATTTTTAGATAAAATGCCAAAAGAACAAACTAAATATCTTCTCCAAAATGAAATAAGAGAAGGCGATAACATCCAAGATGTTTTCTAATCAATACTACTCAAATTGAGGAAACATTTTTGTACCATAAGAATGTAATACATTGATAATCAGTATAGGATAAGTTTGAGGAAGTGAAATAAGACAAGGTAAGTAATTAACAATATATAATCAAAAAAGAGGTGTAAGCCAATGGTTTACGCCTCTTTTTTTATTTTTGAATCTTTGCTGCATCACTTGCTTCTTGTTGTTCGTTGTCTTCTACTAACAGCTTGTTGATAAGAAGTTATAACGTGATAATGAAATCGGGAACAGTCTTTAATGGATAAACAGAAAGGATTAATAATTAAATCAGAATGCTAAAACGACTGGTACATGACTTCAGATGCGATGTGTTTTTAACTCTACAGTCCAAATTTGAGTGATTGAATGCTTAACAAAAAACTGCCTGAAAGATGAGATATACGCCTTTTTGTCACACGAGCCGGTATTGCCACTCAAACAAACCCGAAAGACTGTTAATTCTTACTTGCGGGTTTTCTGTAGATAGATACCATCTGGCTCAATCGATATGAGGCGACGTTTGTACAAATCGCCAATGGCCTTCTTGTATGTTTTCTTGCTCACTTCGAAGCGAAGTTTTATTTCTTCGGCATCACTCTTGTCACCTAAGTCGCAATAGCCGCCATGTTCTTGCAGATATTGCAACAGCGTTTCGGCGAAATCCGCAACCACCTTCTGCCCCACAGGCTGCAACGTAACGTCTATTTTTCCGTCTTCGCGCACGTTGGCGATGTATCCTTTCATGCGGTCGCCCATGTGAACAGCCTTGAATATCTGGTTATCGTACACCAAACCCGCATGCCGGTTGTTGATGATGACCTTGAAGCCCAAGTCGGTTTTCTGCCAAATCAGCAGGTCAACCTCTTCACCCTGCTGGTAAGTTGGTAGGCTGTCAGACAAGAAATGCTCTACCTTGGCCGATGATACGATGCGGTAACTCTCCTCGTCGAGATAGACGTAAACGATGTAACGCTCGCCTATCTCCATCCTTTTTTTCTGTTCTCGGAACGGACAGAACAAGTCCTTCATCAGTCCCCAGTTTAAAAATGCGCCATACTTGTTCACCCACGAGCATTCCAAATAGGCGAACTCGCCAACCCGAGCCAATGGCGTTTGCGTGGTGGCGACCAACCGTTCGTCTTGATCGAGATAAACGAACACCTCCAGAGGCTCACCTATTCTATAATGATCCGGCACATAACGTTTAGGAAGGAGTATCTCACCCTCTTCCCCTCCGTCCAAATAAAGACCGAAATCCATCTCTTTGACAACTGTCAACTGGTTGTAGTCGCCCAACTTAATGATTGTGCGAGCCGATTCACTACCCTGTTCTCGCTTCTCTTCTAATATGTCCTTCTGTGGATGATCTGCATGTGTGTTTTCCATCTTATTATTCGTTGTTTTCCGTAGACTCAATGTCCGTTGCTTGCGGTTCAATCAGTCTGCCGTCTTTCATGTGAATGGTTCGGTCGGTCAGGGCAGCCAGTCCCTCATCATGGGTCACGATGACGAATGTTTGACCGAACTCATCACGCAGATCGAAGAACAGCTGATGCAGTTCAGCTTTGTTTTTAGAATCAAGGCTCCCACTGGGTTCGTCGGCCAAAATCACCGCCGGATGGTTAACCAGCGCACGCGCCACGGCTACCCGTTGCTTCTCTCCGCCCGACAGTTGGTTGGGCTTATGGTGGGCACGGTCAGTCAATCCCATGAACCCCAGCAGCTCTTGCGCCCGCTTCTTAGCCTCTCCCTGACCCTTGCCGGCAATGTAAGCCGGAATCAGGACGTTCTCCAAAGCCGTGAACTCTGGTAGCAATTGATGGAACTGAAACACAAAGCCGATGTGACGGTTGCGGAAGTCGCTCAACTTATCCGATGACAAGCCATTGAGCAAGATGTCATTCACCTTTACTTGTCCGTCATCAGGCTGGTCAAGTGTGCCGATGATTTGCAGCAACGTAGTCTTGCCAGCACCGCTGGGTCCCACGATGCTGACCACCTCTCCCCTGTCGATATGCAAATCGATGCCTTTCAACACCTGCAGGTTGCCAAAAGACTTTGTAACACCTTGAATATCTATCATAAAAAACAATTCTTTTCTGTTTGCATCACCCCATGATGCCTATCTTTTACAAAGTTATATAATAATTTCTGAAAAGCCCCATCGGCCCTCACCATTTTCTCTTACCCAGCGCATTTTTAATCCAGCTGCCCAGCATCTCGTAGGCCGAATGTTCCTCGGTATGTTGCGACTGCGAGAAGGTCATATCTTCGTCCTGAGAGCCATACTGATCAGGAAAAATAATAAGCAGGGTCTTTCCCGAGAAGTACTGCCTAATCTCCTCGGCAAGATTTTCCAACGCATTTTTATACGACACCGTTCCCTTTCGCGCCGCCACCACAACGAACATGTGGTCGGCCGCAATGGTAGCAGCCAGCTTGGGCACCTCGTTCCAGTGCGTCATTTCCACAAATTCGGCACGCACCTGATGATGCCTATTCTGCACAAATTGACGAATCAAAGCCAACGTGTCGTCACGACCATGAAACTGTATTCGGCATTCCAACTGGTCTGCCATACGCGACAAACGTTCCAACCATCGGTAGAAGCCCGGCTCGAATTGCGCTCTCGACGGAACAGCCACCACGATGCGTCGCAAGGTGTTGAGGGGTTGCATCAACCGCGCCATGACGATTTGGCAGTTCAGTCCATTGACCAGACTTTGATGAAACTGCCCCCAGAATTTCTTAGACACCTCCGTGTGCGTGTGCATGCCAATGATGATTTCGCTGGCACGAAACTCTTGAAAAGCGTGCTTGATGCCATTGGCGATGTTCACCGCAATGCGTACCTGGGTCTGCACAGCCACATCCGACCCGGCGGCGTATCGACTCACTTGTTCGAGCAAGCGTCGGCCTTTCTCTTGGTTGGCGCGCATGTTCTCATCTTCGTACACCACATTGAGGGCCGTCAGCGGTCTGTTCAGTTTCTTGTTCCGCATCAGGAGGGCCAGATTCACCAGATGGTCGGCATATTCGGGATATTTTACGGGAATCAGCATGTGTTCATCGTTCTCATTCGCAGTCTCCACGGGGGCTACGTCTTGGTCGCGAAGCGTGATTTTCTGCGCCGAATGTTCGGTTACCAACGACGAGATGACACAGGTAAACAGTATCATGAGCACCACTCCATTGAGTAGATCGTCGTCGACAAGGTAGACACCGGGGGCTGTTTCAATCTTCATTCCCACCATCACCATGGCAATGGCGCCAGCCGCATGGGCAGAGGTGAGGCCGAACATCATCGTTCCGGACGACAGCGGCAGCCTGAAACCGATGCAGGAAACATAAGCAGCCAGCAGTTTGCCCAACGTTCCCATCACCGTGATGACAAACAGGATGAGCAAGATGCTGCCACCACTGAACAAGCCACGCAGATTGATGAGCATGCCAACACCGATGAGAAAATAAGGAATGAACAGCGCATTGCCGATAAACTCGATGCGGTTCATCAATGGAGAAACGGCGGGAATGTAGCGATTCAGTATCAATCCAGCGAAAAATGCGCCGAAGATACCTTCAAAACCAACGGCTGCGCTCAACGCAGCACTCATGAACATCATGAGCATGACAAAGACATACTGCATCACAGCATCGCTATAACTCCGTAGAAACCAGCGGGTAAGACGGGGAATGAGCATAATCATTGCGACGCAATAGACGGCAAACTTAAGAGCGAAAAACAGCCAGAACGTTAGGTTGGCGTCACTTTGATACGAGGCGACAATGCCGGCCAGCAGGGTAAGCGCCAACAACAACGAGAGCATGGTAGACCCAACGCTGAGCATCACACTGGGCTTTCGCTGCAAACCATAGCGACTCACGATGGGATAAGCCACCAGCGTGTTGGAGGCCATGATGCACCCTAACAGTAACGAAGACATCACTGAATAGCGAAGGATAGAAACGCTGCTGACATAAACCAACGCAAGTGGAATGGCAAAGGTGAGCAAACCGAACGTCAACATGCGGTACTTGTTCTTCTTCACACCTTCCACGTCCATCTCGAGCGCGGCCAGAAACATGATGTAGTAGAGCCCCACATTGCCGAAAAGCTCAAACGAATTGTCACGATCCAGGATGCTCAATCCGTGTTCACCCAGCAGCACGCCTGCCAGTACCATACCGATGATGTGCGGAATGCGCAACTTGCCCATGACGATGGGGGCCAGTAGGATGACCAGCAACACGACAAGGAAAATCAATGTCGGATCGGAGATGGGAAAGTAGGCTGACAATTGCGACATCAAAGTGAGTATTAGGCAACAAAGTTAATCAAAAAAATGGATATCACAGTTGATTCCCGCTGAAATTGAATAAGCAAGAACGGCGAATTATCCACTATATCACTCTGAACAGATGGATTCGGAAAAAACAATAAAAATTGTCACTCATTATAGGAAGAAGAAATGAATAATTCGTAACTTTGTCGGCAAGAATATTTATAATCAACAGATAAGCAAATCATGAAAGTAGCAATTGTTGGCGCAAGTGGCGCAGTGGGTCAGGAGTTTTTACGCATTTTAGAACAGCGGAAGTTCCCGTTGGACGAGCTCGTACTGTTCGGTTCTGAACGCAGTGCCGGTACAACTTACTCGTTTCGGGGCAAAGACCATGAAGTAAAGCTCTTGCAACATAATGATGACTTTAAAGACATAGACATCGCCTTCGTATCTGCCGGCGGTGGCACCTCGAAAGAATTTGCCGACACCATCACCAAGCATGGCACCGTGATGATTGACAATTCCAGCGCATTCCGCATGGACGAGGACGTACCTTTGGTGGTGCCTGAAGTGAATGCTGAAGACGCTTTGAAACGTCCGCGTAACATCATTGCCAACCCCAATTGCACTACCATTATGATGGTGGTGGTACTGAAACCCATCGACGACCTGAGTCACATCAAGCGGGTTCGCATCTCATCCTACCAGAGTGCCAGCGGAGCCGGTGCGGCTGCCATGGCCGAGTTGCAACAGCAATACAAGGAACTGGTGGAGACAGGCAGCGTGAAGACCGTCAGCAAGTTTCCACATCAGCTGGCATACAACGTGATACCGCAAATAGACGTGTTCACGGACAACGGATACACCAAGGAAGAGATGAAAATGTTTAACGAAACGCGCAAAATCATGCACTCGGATGTCAAAACCAGCGCGACGTGCGTGCGTGTATCATCGTTGCGTTCGCACTCTGAATCGGTATGGCTGGAGACCGAACGCCCACTATCTGTTGAAGAGGTGCGACAGGCTATTGCCGCTGCACCCGGATGCATGGTGAAGGACGACCCAACCCAAGCATCGTACCCCATGCCCTTAGAATCGGCTGGGCACGATGACATCTATGTGGGCAGGATTCGCAAAGATTTGGCCGACGACAACGGCATGACGTTATGGTTGACAGGTGACCAAATCAGAAAAGGAGCGGCTCTCAATGCCGTGCAGATTGCCGAATACCTCATCAAGGTGGGCAATGTGAAATGAAAAACAAAAGCGAATAATCGCAGACAGACGCACACCCCCTATACACCACATTAGCAGGCGGTTAAAAGAGCATTGCCTTTGGCAGTCAAACCCAATGAGTTTGACCGCCAAAGGCAATGACTTTATGCCCTAATCCCATTGACATTGGAAATGAAAGTTATACCCCAAGGGAATACTGGGGTATCTTAGCCTTGTCATTTTCTCAAAACAAGTGAGCAAACTATCGAAGAGTTCAATGAAAAAGCTAATCACTCCCCTCCCCTGACTTCGTCATTGCGTCACCCAAGAAACATAAATCATCCAATACTTCTCGGCAAGATTGCAAAAAATCAGGTTATTTCTCGTATAGGGGGGCGAGCTTGCTATTTTACCCGCCTTTTTGCGCGTCACCCTAAGCAACAAAGATGGTTGTTGATTATCAAGTACTTATAGATATGTCTTGAAAAAGTGACGAAGTCAGGAAAAAGCTAATCACTCCCCTCCCTTTCGGGGAGGGGTTGGGGGAGAGGCTTTTACCCTTTCACCGCAACACACTCCACCTCTACCAATGCCTCTTTGGGCAGCGTGCGAACGGCAACAGCCGAGCGGGCAGGATAAGGTTCTGCAAAGAACTGTGCATACACTTCGTTCATGGCACCGAAGTTAGCCATGTCGGATAGATACACCGTGGTCTTGATGACTTTGGACAAATCCAGGCCAGCAGCCTTCAATACCGCTTGTGCATTAAGTATGGATTGCCGGGTTTGCCCCTTGATGCCGCCCTCAGGGAATTTTCCCGTAGAAGGGTCAATTGGTAATTGACCAGATGCAAAAACAAAGCCATTGGCCTCGATGGCCTGGCTATACGGTCCAACAGCAGCAGGAGCCTTTTCTGAATGTACTGATTTCATGATTGATAGTTTTAAGTATTACTACGCAAAGTTACTACAAAAAAGTGAAATGCGGAAAGATATAGTGATAGAATTGAGTTACAAGGGTTTTGGTTGAAGTGGCGATAATCCGTGAAGCCATTACAATCCCTGCCGAAGCCAAATCCTGACGCCGCTACGTTACTTGTTCGTAACCATGCCCGAAAATGCGACAAACGGGTACGAATAGCGAAACAAGGCTCTAAGGAATAGTGAGTTATCCATAACTCATGCGAAAAATCAGGTTACGGAAAAAGATTGCGCCGTTCCTCCCCGTTTTGCGTACCAACACCGGACTCTTCACCAACTAATTTTGAAACCCAAAAATTAAGGACAATGAAGAGTACATTTTCAGTAATCTACTACCTCAAGCGTCAGGTAGTGAAAAAGGACGGGACAGTTCCCGTCATGGGACGCATCACGGTGGACGGCAGCCAGACACAGTTCAGCTGCAAACTGACTGTCGATCCGAAACTGTGGGACACCAAAGGTGGACGTGTCACGGGCAGAAGCACGGCGGCACTCGAAACGAACCGTATGCTTGACAAGATGCGGGTACGCATCAACAGGCATTATCAGGAAATCATGGAGCGTGACAACTTCGTCACGGCGGAGAAGGTGAAGAACGCCTTTCTCGGACTGGAACACCGCTACCACACGCTGATGCAGGTGTTCCGCCAGCACAACGAGGACTACGAGAAGCAGGTGGAGGCAGGCATGAAAGCCAAAGGCACGCTGCTGAAGTACCGCACCGTTTACAAGCACATGCAAGAGTTCCTCGACATCCGCTACCATGTGAAGGACATCGCCCTAAAAGAGCTTACCCCGGCTTTCATCTCCGACTTCGAGATGTTCCTGCGCACGGACAAGCACTGCTGCACCAATACCGTGTGGCTGTACGTCTGCCCGTTACGGACGATGGTATTCATCGCCATCAACAACGAGTGGCTGACGCGCGACCCGTTCCGCGAGTATGAAATCAAGAAGGAGGAAACAACACGCAGTTTCCTGACCAAAGATGAGATCCGCCTGCTGATGGAGGGGAAACTGAAAAACGCCAAACAGGAATTGTACCGCGACCTCTACCTGTTCTGCGCCTTCACGGGGCTGTCGTTCGCGGATATGCGCAACCTTACGGAAGAGAATATCCGCACCTACTTCGACGAACACGAGTGGATAAACATCAACCGCCAGAAAACGGGCGTGGTGTCCAACATCCGCCTGCTCGACATCGCCAACCGCATAATCGGCAAATACCGGGGACTGTGCGGGGACGGCAGGATATTTCCCGTTCCGCATTATAACACGTGCCTTGCCGGTATCCGTGCCGTCGCCAAGCGTTGCGGCATCACCAAGCATATCACGTGGCATCAGAGCCGCCACACGGCAGCCACGACGATATTCCTCTCCAACGGTGTTCCCATCGAAACGGTCAGCTCCATGCTCGGACACAAGAGCATAAAGACGACGCAGATTTACGCAAAGATAACCAAAGAGAAGCTCAATCAGGACATGGAGAACCTTGCCGCAAGATTGAACGGCGTCGAGGAATTTGCAGGTTGCACCATCTAAAAAGAAAAGCCATGAAACGTGACACAATCATCATCGAGGACAAGGCAGTCAGCGTAACCGGTAACGACGTGTGGATGACCGCCACCGAAATAGCCGGATTGTTCCATACGACCGTCCCGGCAGTGAACGCCGCCATCAGAGCCGTCCGCAAGTCGGACGTGCTGAACGACTACGAGGTGTGCCGCTACATGCAGCTTGAAAACGGGCTGCACGCGGACGTGTACGCCCTTGAAATCATCATCCCGGTCGCTTTCAGGGTGAATACCTACAACACCCACCTGTTCCGCACATGGCTGGTGGGAAAGGCACTCTCACAAGAGAAACGGCAGACATACGTGATGTTCATACAGAACGGAAAAGCCGGGTATTGCTGATTGCACATACCCCATAAGACAAGTAAACGGGTAGCACCACAAAAGGTGTCACCCGTTTACTTTTTCATGAAACCGCCTCACTCCAGCGGCTTGCGGTAGTTCGCTTCCAGTACCCCGCGCAGCCCCGTTTCCGGGTAAAGCACCTTCCCTCCCAAAAGTATGAAGGGCACACACGCGGTTGTTGCGGTATTCCTGCAAGGTGCGCCGGCTCACACGGAGCAGTTCCGACACCTCGCCGTCCGTCAGGTAACGTTCCCCGTCCAGCGGAGGACGGTAGCTTTCCAGAAATGCGGACAGCCATTTCGAGCCTTTGCGCATATCCTGCACCACAGAGGCTATCGGCTCGTCTTCCATCGTAAAAACATCGTTGTTCTCGTTCATCATAACTTCGGATTCAGTGGGTGAATAAATCAAATCATCTGCCGTGCGGATAGAGCGTGCCGACAAGCGGTATCAGCCGCTTCACCTCCTCTGGCTTGTAATAGAACCTGCGGTTTATCTGCGAGTAGCCGATAAGCCGCCTGTCACGCAGCGTCTGCAACGTGCGCGGGCTTATTCTCAACTGCCCGCAGACCTCCTCGCCCGTGAGCCATCTTTCCATGCGCCCCGTGTCGCTTTTGCGCCTCAGGGCGGCGACCTTCTCCGAGAGTGCGCCGAATGCCGCCACCATCATCTCGAAAGTCTTTTTCTCGATAGATACTATTTCCATATTCATGTCATTTAGAGTTTGCCGCAAAGGTAACGAAACGGCATACAAGACGTATCGTTTTCCGCTGAAAGGCTGCCTGTTGCGCCGTTTGACCGGGTTACGGAGCCATCTTCCGCAAAAATCTTACGTGAGTCACGTAGTGAGTTGTTAAAGCCCCTTTTGTTTATTGCCGAATTTTGTCGCAGAAACAAAAAGAAAGGACTGAACATGAAAGTGATAACAATGGAAAGTTCCGCCTACAAGGAGATGATGGCGCAGATTGCGAACATCGCAGGGTACATCCGCGAGGCAAGGGACGAGAAGAAACGGAAGCGGGAAACCGAAGACAAGCTGCTTGACACGGCACAGGCGGCGAAGATGCTCAACGTGAGCAAGCGCACCATGCAGCGTATGCGCACCGACCACCGTATCGAGTATGTGGTGGTACGCGGAAGCTGCCGCTACCGCCTTTCCGAGATACTGCGGCTATTGGAGGACAACACAGTAAGGAACGAGGAAGGGACAATAGACACCCTGTTCCACAACCACA
Encoded proteins:
- a CDS encoding ISL3 family transposase encodes the protein MNSSFLYHAWGLYSLECTREEYKGNTIILHVQNKKRLSVCPKCGKLHLVKNGYRIRDFLGLPIGGKKIVIRMKVQRYKCNDCDYDQQEKIRFATGSSSYTHRFAKYVVDLLRSMTLKDVAARLEVSWDTVKEIHSHYLESHYSPPSLDGVKCIGIDEFAVKKGHIYKTIVVDLISGRILYVGEGKGIEALADFWKKVRRKNVSIKYVATDLSAAFIGSVLENCPDAIHVFDHFHVVKLMNDKLDDIRRIQYNMEKDINKRKVLKGTRYLLLCNGADIYDAKYKTRLENALAMNEPLSKAYYLKEQLREIWLQVRKEEAEKVLTEWVEQAKESHIPQLQKMAMTILAYKRGILAWYDCHISTGKVEGINNKIKVMKRNAYGFRDERYFKLRLYALHDCRITRKVG
- a CDS encoding S1 RNA-binding domain-containing protein, with translation MENTHADHPQKDILEEKREQGSESARTIIKLGDYNQLTVVKEMDFGLYLDGGEEGEILLPKRYVPDHYRIGEPLEVFVYLDQDERLVATTQTPLARVGEFAYLECSWVNKYGAFLNWGLMKDLFCPFREQKKRMEIGERYIVYVYLDEESYRIVSSAKVEHFLSDSLPTYQQGEEVDLLIWQKTDLGFKVIINNRHAGLVYDNQIFKAVHMGDRMKGYIANVREDGKIDVTLQPVGQKVVADFAETLLQYLQEHGGYCDLGDKSDAEEIKLRFEVSKKTYKKAIGDLYKRRLISIEPDGIYLQKTRK
- a CDS encoding ABC transporter ATP-binding protein → MIDIQGVTKSFGNLQVLKGIDLHIDRGEVVSIVGPSGAGKTTLLQIIGTLDQPDDGQVKVNDILLNGLSSDKLSDFRNRHIGFVFQFHQLLPEFTALENVLIPAYIAGKGQGEAKKRAQELLGFMGLTDRAHHKPNQLSGGEKQRVAVARALVNHPAVILADEPSGSLDSKNKAELHQLFFDLRDEFGQTFVIVTHDEGLAALTDRTIHMKDGRLIEPQATDIESTENNE
- a CDS encoding cation:proton antiporter, producing the protein MSQLSAYFPISDPTLIFLVVLLVILLAPIVMGKLRIPHIIGMVLAGVLLGEHGLSILDRDNSFELFGNVGLYYIMFLAALEMDVEGVKKNKYRMLTFGLLTFAIPLALVYVSSVSILRYSVMSSLLLGCIMASNTLVAYPIVSRYGLQRKPSVMLSVGSTMLSLLLALTLLAGIVASYQSDANLTFWLFFALKFAVYCVAMIMLIPRLTRWFLRSYSDAVMQYVFVMLMMFMSAALSAAVGFEGIFGAFFAGLILNRYIPAVSPLMNRIEFIGNALFIPYFLIGVGMLINLRGLFSGGSILLILFVITVMGTLGKLLAAYVSCIGFRLPLSSGTMMFGLTSAHAAGAIAMVMVGMKIETAPGVYLVDDDLLNGVVLMILFTCVISSLVTEHSAQKITLRDQDVAPVETANENDEHMLIPVKYPEYADHLVNLALLMRNKKLNRPLTALNVVYEDENMRANQEKGRRLLEQVSRYAAGSDVAVQTQVRIAVNIANGIKHAFQEFRASEIIIGMHTHTEVSKKFWGQFHQSLVNGLNCQIVMARLMQPLNTLRRIVVAVPSRAQFEPGFYRWLERLSRMADQLECRIQFHGRDDTLALIRQFVQNRHHQVRAEFVEMTHWNEVPKLAATIAADHMFVVVAARKGTVSYKNALENLAEEIRQYFSGKTLLIIFPDQYGSQDEDMTFSQSQHTEEHSAYEMLGSWIKNALGKRKW
- a CDS encoding aspartate-semialdehyde dehydrogenase, whose amino-acid sequence is MKVAIVGASGAVGQEFLRILEQRKFPLDELVLFGSERSAGTTYSFRGKDHEVKLLQHNDDFKDIDIAFVSAGGGTSKEFADTITKHGTVMIDNSSAFRMDEDVPLVVPEVNAEDALKRPRNIIANPNCTTIMMVVVLKPIDDLSHIKRVRISSYQSASGAGAAAMAELQQQYKELVETGSVKTVSKFPHQLAYNVIPQIDVFTDNGYTKEEMKMFNETRKIMHSDVKTSATCVRVSSLRSHSESVWLETERPLSVEEVRQAIAAAPGCMVKDDPTQASYPMPLESAGHDDIYVGRIRKDLADDNGMTLWLTGDQIRKGAALNAVQIAEYLIKVGNVK
- a CDS encoding RidA family protein; its protein translation is MKSVHSEKAPAAVGPYSQAIEANGFVFASGQLPIDPSTGKFPEGGIKGQTRQSILNAQAVLKAAGLDLSKVIKTTVYLSDMANFGAMNEVYAQFFAEPYPARSAVAVRTLPKEALVEVECVAVKG
- a CDS encoding site-specific integrase, encoding MKSTFSVIYYLKRQVVKKDGTVPVMGRITVDGSQTQFSCKLTVDPKLWDTKGGRVTGRSTAALETNRMLDKMRVRINRHYQEIMERDNFVTAEKVKNAFLGLEHRYHTLMQVFRQHNEDYEKQVEAGMKAKGTLLKYRTVYKHMQEFLDIRYHVKDIALKELTPAFISDFEMFLRTDKHCCTNTVWLYVCPLRTMVFIAINNEWLTRDPFREYEIKKEETTRSFLTKDEIRLLMEGKLKNAKQELYRDLYLFCAFTGLSFADMRNLTEENIRTYFDEHEWININRQKTGVVSNIRLLDIANRIIGKYRGLCGDGRIFPVPHYNTCLAGIRAVAKRCGITKHITWHQSRHTAATTIFLSNGVPIETVSSMLGHKSIKTTQIYAKITKEKLNQDMENLAARLNGVEEFAGCTI
- a CDS encoding helix-turn-helix domain-containing protein: MNMEIVSIEKKTFEMMVAAFGALSEKVAALRRKSDTGRMERWLTGEEVCGQLRISPRTLQTLRDRRLIGYSQINRRFYYKPEEVKRLIPLVGTLYPHGR